Within the Syngnathoides biaculeatus isolate LvHL_M chromosome 13, ASM1980259v1, whole genome shotgun sequence genome, the region GCATTGCTCTGCATGCTGTGTTGTGTCACCTGGAACAACCGCAGCGCTACGCTAGGATGCTCGGCATTGGCATTGGCTTGGCATTTAACACAATAATTCAGGACATTCTGATGATTAAAATATACATCTTGGGCCCCCTTCTCTCACAGAACAGAACATCTTTGGCTGCCCTCTCCCTTCCTTGGGAGACATTCTCTCTTGGTGCCTCAGCAGAGCTTGGAACATTATAAAGGACATGGCAGAACCCAGTTATTAAatgtttgagctcctgccatcCGAAAGGCAGTACAGATGTTCAAAAGTAAGGACCAACAGAGGAAcagctttttgttttcctgcGAGCCATCACCGCCCTGAGCCCTCATCTTTCCTTCTATTAATGCATTAAGGCATGCTATTTTCACCTTACTTTTATGTTTGCACTGACGAGGAGAAGCTATCCAATTTCATAGGACAGTTTcatataatgataataaatggTGTTGATGCAGCTGTGTTGGCAGGTTTATGTTTTAGATATATACCAAATAATAGTTCTATCAGTTCTACCTTGAACTTTAACAGGGTTTATCCTGTTGTGGCTTCTCATTCTCCCGCTCAGGCTTTTCCCTCATATGATGTTTCTTCCTACCGCCtccatgtgtatacagctgaACAGAGATAACCGTCTTGTTATGTCTCTCTCTGCCccttcaattttaaaataagtaaggggtgacaactccTAAGACTTTCACCTTTGGAGGAGAAGAAAATTAGTTAAAATAAGAACCGAACAATTCAATTTAAGTATTTAGAAGACTGAGGAAAGGCAGAATGTCTGCAAATATGGCTGACAGAAGCTAATAAGTGAGAAAAGAGTCAAAAGAATTTAGATaagggaaaagcaaaaaaaaagaaaagagtgcaaagaaaatgatgacactGTGAGGTTGCCTGGTGGAAATTTACGCACCCTGCTACAATACGCATTATGTGGGTTTGGGCCAGATGTGCCGTTTAAGCCTCCATTTCTGGTTTCATCCACATGTCCAATCAATCTGTTTGGAAGGGATCTCATGATAAAATTGGGATTGGTACTGGCATCCAGTACCGACGGTATTTAAATTACACGCCCAGTAGATAATGCAGACTCATCATTTTTTAGATTTCGTCCAGACAACCTGCAATACATTTATCATTGGGGAATTAGCAGTCCATGACATAccagtatggaagcaatttggagagatggctgtggagtttttgaccaacttattcaacagaatactagcgggcgaaaagatacatgaagaattgaggaaaaatgcactagtttccatttttaagaacaaaggcgctgtggaaactatagaggaataaagttgatggaccacacaatgaagttatgggaaagagtagtggaggctagactcaggacagaagtaagtatctgcgagcaacagtatggtttcatgcctagaaagagtaccacagatgcattatttgccttgaagatgctcgtagaaaagtacagTGGGATtacagtctaacttcatctatctgcctatccattactaccgcaaacaggaagaggctcatccctgatgcagtcccacctccaccttaaattcttctgacacacctacagcacatttcagcgctgttctgctgccctcatatatgtcctgtactattctaacatatttctccaccacaccagacttgcatacagttcctttcttggtactctgtcatgggctttctctaggtctacatgtccgcagatgatattgtgatctgcagtgaaaccaggcggaggaataatttgaaaaatgggggtatgcactggaaaggagaggaatgaagattagcccaagtaagaCAATataaatgtgcatgaatgagaggagcggaggaggaagagtgaaggtccAGTGGGAagatatagcgagggtggacgacttcaaatacttggggtcaacaatacagagcaatggtgagtgtggtaaggaaattaAGAAATGGATCCAAGttggatggaacagttggcggaaggtgcctggtgttcaatgtgacagaagagtatccgctaggatgaagggcaaagtatataaaacaatggtgaggccggccatgatgtacgaattagagacggtgccacgaaagaaacaagaggaagcagaactggaggtagcagaaatgaagatgctgaggttctcgcttggtgtgaacaggttagataggattagaaattagctcgtTAGAAGGACAGTCAAAGTTAGacgttttggggacaaggttagagacagcagacttcaatggctaggacatgttcagaggcgggagagtgagtatattggtagaagggtacagAGGACAGAGCTGTCAAGTAAGTGGTTTTTAGTTGTTCACCTctctaatgtatttttttctgtaccaGTTCACAAAGATTTCCAATATTGGTTTGCTTTCTcatttgaagggaaaaaataCACTTGAGTGCACTTGTGCCAACGGCTGATGTGCACCCCCACCCTCTTCTCCGAGATACTTGCACACAGTCTTGAACCTTTGACATTGACACCGGGCACAGCTTTGCTCCAATATGGTGATGATTTGTTGATTGCTGCTCCAACCAGAGAACAGTGTGAGACTGATACTATTGCTTTGTTAAAACACCTTGCGTTTGAAAGTCACAAAGCACCCTTATCAAAACTGCAATTTGTAACAAGAGGTTAAGCTTCTAGGAAAAATCCTCACTGAAAAGATAGCTGTGGGTCATTGTTGGCgctcttttttaaatattctaataaacagacatgccaccttGGATTGTGTTTGACAATTTAAGCCGTGGGGCCTACTGGCCACCCCTGGTACTTAAGGCGGGCATTGGCGCCGCCCAGTACTTTTCAAAAGTAATGCAGTGTTTGTGTCAAGATCTTCATTGACTGCATCCATTACAATACTAAGTAACACTATACTTTTTGTACTGTGAACACATGTACATCATATATTGTAcgctgtcacatttgtatttacatTGTTGCATTTGACTTATCATCTTAATGGTGTGAGCAGAATGGCTGTGTTCATAaggcttcaatccaaaatgtttcatCATTGTGGTGACATTGGGTTTTGGGACTAATTCCAATAATGCCACTCAATTTTTTGTGACTGTGAAGCTACCGGCTCACCACTAGAAGAATTAGCTTCGTGCATGTGAGTGCCCGTATTTCAAAAGCATGCATGCTCGTGCGcacatcatctttttcttttcctttcggcttgtcccgttaggagttgccacagcgtgtcatctttttccatcgtagcctatctcttgcatcttcctctctaatcccaactgcaattttgagggacagatggtggtggactttgcaaaaaggatggagatggctgtagtgaacacttatttcaagaagagggaggaacatatagtgacctacaagagcggagatagaagcacagaggtggattatattttgtgcagacgatgtaatctgaaggaggttactgactgtaaaatagTGGTCGGGGAGAGCGtacctcgacagcataggatggtggtgtgtataatgactctggtggtgggtaggaagattaagaagacaaaggtagagtgagagccatgtggtggaagttgagaaaggaagaacgtTGTGCGACCTTTAGGAAAGAGGTgggacaggctctcgatggacagcagaagatcccggaagactggactacgacagccaaggtaatcagagacaggcaggagagtacttggtgtgtcttctggtaggaaaggggagaaggagacttggtggtggaaccccaaaatacagggagtcatacaaggaaagagattaccaAAGAAGtgtgacactgagaggactgaggagaggcgaaaggagtacattgagatccgacgtagggcaaaggtagaggtggcaaaggctaaacagaggcatatgatgacatgtacaccaagttggacacgaaagaaggagaaaaggatctctacaggttggccagacagagggacagagatgggaaggatgtgcagcagttaagggtgattaaggatagagatggaaatgtgttgacttgtgccagtagtgtgctagatggagagaatacttcgagaagttaatgaatgaagaaaatctgaacatgtccaaaccaccgaagtctgctctctcgaaccttgtctccaaaacatccaactttggctgtccctctaatgagctcattcctaatcctatccaacctgctcactcagagcaagaacctcaacatcttcatttctgcttcctccagttctgcttcctgttgtttcttcagtgccaccgtctctaatacgtacatcatggccagcctcaccactgttttgtaaactttgcccttcatcctagcagagactcttctgtcacattacacactagacaccttccgccagctgctccaacctgcttggacccgtttcttcatacaacactcaccattgctctggattgttgaccctaaatatttgaagttgtctacccgtgctatctcttctctctgtagcctcactcttcccctccacccctctcatccatgcacatattctgttttacttcagctaatctttgttcctctcctttccagtgcatgtcgccatctttctaattgttcctctgcctgctcccagctttcactgcatatcacaatattatatgcaaacatcatggtccaaggggattccagtctaatctcgtctgtcagcctatccattactactgcaaacaggaagggctcagagctaatccctgatgcagtcccacctccaccttaaattcttctgtcacacctaaggcaaacctcaccattgttccgctgccctcatacatgtcctgtactattctaacatatttctctgccacactagacttacgaatgcagtaccacagttcctctcttggtactctgtcataggctttctctagattcacaaagacacaatgtagctccttctgaccttttccacttgcatcctcaaggcaaataatgcacctgtggtactctttctaggcatgaaaccatactgttgctcgcagatacttacttctgtcctgagtctagcctccactactctttcccattgtgtggctcatcaactttattcctctataattcccacagctctgaacatcgcctttgttcttaaaaatgggaactagaacacttttcctccattcttcaggcatcttttcgctcgctagtattctgttgaataagttggtcaaaaacaccacagccatctctccaaatctcttccatacttccactggtatgtcatcaggaccaactgcctttctatttttcatcctttgtagtgcctttctaacttcccccttactcatcattgtCACTTCTTGGCCCTTTACACTTGAGTGTCACTGCCCTTCACTATCTCTACTTGGCTAAGAGACCATGATGTGTTTCATGTGTGGTTTTATTGCTGCGGAAggtttctcttttttcccctcgaTTGACCAAGCAACTGCACGcttcccttttttctttttttgtttttggtcacgATCGCCCGCACTAAACACCGAGACTGTGCAACGCGGTCTATGCATAAATGCCATGGGGCCGCAAGCCACTCCCCAACTCCAGTACTAAGGGCAGTTGGCAATGGTCTACAGTCACTTCCCCAATCAGGATTCAGCACAAGGTGTGCGGTTTCCCTTTGCTTATCAGGATACAGAATACAATATGCATTCATACacataagaacaaaaaaaagtcatatgcATAAACAAAAGTTacacatgaacacacaaaaaaaaaaatagcaaggcAGTGTAAAGTGAAACGTGTTGTAGTGAGGGAGCATTGTATACCATTTATAGCACGCACCTTAGTTTTGACCAAAATGTGGGCAGTCCAACGACTGTTGAAaatcatcaggaaaaaaagatgaaaacgtTTTGGGGTAAAATTCTTTCAGCAGTCAATGTTTTTTAGTCCAGAACTATGTAATAGATGACAACATTCACTGGATTAAAATATTCTTTAACTATAAGACAGTTACATAGAGCACTGATTCTCTTTTAGTGAGTCAGGACGAAAAAGTGGATAGCAGACCCATGATGAATGAATTCCAGAAAGGTATTGATAAAATTATAGGGGCTCCTCGGGTCATAAAGGTACAGACATATGAGGCTTTTCGATCGCGaagcagttttggtcgattgtgTGACGgcatgcccccaccccccaaaaaagacaccAAACGCAAATAAAAATGAGTTCTCGCAAGCTGGCCCACTATTTacagtctctcttttgctttctccacggcagtcaGTGATGTCtgcgtgccccccacccccacgtccgtcggtagatcgcgagaggctggctgcttgaaaagtagatcttggggtaaaaaaaagagtctgggcacccctagaCTAAACTCTGCTCAATTAACTACTTTAATTCGCAGGACAGGACAACATGGtcccatttgtttttaatatatgacctacaagtgcattttcattatcatacaaatattttccatAATTATGAATTGAATACAGAGAGTTTAGTGATAAAATGTGATAAATTCCAAAACCAAGATAAACAAAGTGGATCCGAGGTTGGACTCTCCTTTCATttgtaaaatttaaataaataaataaaacatacaaccAATAGTTCTTCACCATGTTGGAGGTACTGAGCTCCGCAAGTTTCATATGTGCGTTCACAAAATCCAATTAGAAAAAAATCtggttatattattttcttgtcTGTGACGATTTAAAAGCAAAAGAGAACATTTACTAAACCTGCCAATCCATTGACTCCGATGAGTCCTGCAGAGCTGGCAATGCTGACCAGATGGCCATGATTATTTGCGATCATGGCAGGTAGGAAGGCCTTATAGGTCTATTCGGGgagatacacacacaaacacataccgCAGAATATCATTTCAACATCCAATTTATTTTGCGACAGGGCAACATTGTCCAAGTAAACCACTGGCCAAAGCAAACAGAAAGATTGAGACAACCAAACATAATATACAAGGTGTCCCATAAGTCTACACACATAGGAGACATTGTACATTCCAAACATATATGGTTCCAACATGTatctttttacatttcagatAACCCAAAGAATGCGTTTGAATAAAGGGCAACTAATTGAATTTATCCTGATAGCCGGTTCAACAATCACATGGttgcaagtgcatttaaacaacaaaaaaatttgatGAGTAACACACACAACACTATGGCAAAACttattgttcaaaaaaaacgtttttttttaatccagcaaGATGTGGTTTAAGATGTACAGTCATCATATTATAGAAGCAAGAGAgcatattatataaataaatactttttcaagaattttcatttttcctatGTAGGGAGACTTCTGGGGCACCATGTATAACCATTCTGAATTTACAATGTGAATGTCAAGTGAAATTCGAGACTGACCCAGAAGTGTGCCATTGTGTTGACCTCCATTGTCTTTTCAATTAGGGCATCAGGAGTGTCCATAAACTTTTTTCCAGTGACAATGCCAGCATTATTAACTAAAATGCTGACATCACCCACCTCCCGCTTTACCTGTAGGTGGGTGGGTGATGAAAATTAGTAAATCTTGCATTTTGCAGATGAAAATCTAATCTCTCTTATCCCAATAGGAACCAATAATAAGGGTAATGTCACACCAATTTCTGACAATTAAATAAGTTATTTTCTAAATTTGCCTGATTTCAAATAGTACTAAGACACATTTAGGGCATTATATTTCTTGGTGACTATTTCTCTTGAGTTGTTGAAAATCCATGAGAAAAATTGTTAACCTACAATATAATGGAATTGAAGGCAACAAGATAGccattatttgttttaattaacaCACAAACATTGTACTGTTCACAAGCTATTTTGGAACAACTTGAAAGAATAGAGTAAAATTGTATCCTTTGAATTTTGAAAGACTTTAAAcctagtattaaaaaaaaaagggtatatCAAGATCCTTACCTGGTCAGCTACTCTGTAAACATCATTTTTGTCACTACAGTCACAAAGATAGTAGTGAACTCGAATGGCTCCATTCTCCTTAGCCAATGTTGCAGTTTCCTTCATGCCTTCCTGGTTTATGTCCCACATTACCACAATAGTTTTCAGAGTTGCAAACTGTTGTGCCATAAGACGGCCAATTCCACTGCCCGCCCCTGTGATTAGAACTATCTCACCAGATatgttcttcctcttcttggCTATGAAGCAGTGAATGAAGGATTCCAGATTGTACCAGATGGATAAAAGGATGACTTGTATGgtttccagaaaaaaattcattgtTAGCTTTTGAAGTTTTCAGAGCTATAAAAATATTCCTACAATGAGaagaatgaggaaaaataacTTGCAGATTCacacaatgttaaaatttgtttgCGTATTTGGTTTTGAAGGCATTTCACATAACATCATCAGCAGTGCAGTTTTAGCATGAATAGCAAGATTCCCGTTCTCCAAGCACTTCATCCAGCACTTT harbors:
- the sdr16c5a gene encoding short chain dehydrogenase/reductase family 16C, member 5a isoform X1 translates to MNFFLETIQVILLSIWYNLESFIHCFIAKKRKNISGEIVLITGAGSGIGRLMAQQFATLKTIVVMWDINQEGMKETATLAKENGAIRVHYYLCDCSDKNDVYRVADQVKREVGDVSILVNNAGIVTGKKFMDTPDALIEKTMEVNTMAHFWTYKAFLPAMIANNHGHLVSIASSAGLIGVNGLADYCASKFAAVGFAESVGLELLVSGKDGVKTTIVCPYFINTGMFDGCQTKWPRLLPILDPGYVAKKITEAILTDQVFLLIPKNIYIIAALKNILPMKQGILLGHYLGAFNLMDSFRGKKTEKRTKDGGRKVK
- the sdr16c5a gene encoding short chain dehydrogenase/reductase family 16C, member 5a isoform X3, with protein sequence MNFFLETIQVILLSIWYNLESFIHCFIAKKRKNISGEIVLITGAGSGIGRLMAQQFATLKTIVVMWDINQEGMKETATLAKENGAIRVHYYLCDCSDKNDVYRVADQVKREVGDVSILVNNAGIVTGKKFMDTPDALIEKTMEVNTMAHFWTYKAFLPAMIANNHGHLVSIASSAGLIGVNGLADYCASKFAAVGFAESVGLELLVSGKDGVKTTIVCPYFINTGMFDGCQTNILPMKQGILLGHYLGAFNLMDSFRGKKTEKRTKDGGRKVK
- the sdr16c5a gene encoding short chain dehydrogenase/reductase family 16C, member 5a isoform X2 — protein: MNFFLETIQVILLSIWYNLESFIHCFIAKKRKNISGEIVLITGAGSGIGRLMAQQFATLKTIVVMWDINQEGMKETATLAKENGAIRVHYYLCDCSDKNDVYRVADQVKREVGDVSILVNNAGIVTGKKFMDTPDALIEKTMEVNTMAHFWTYKAFLPAMIANNHGHLVSIASSAGLIGVNGLADYCASKFAAVGFAESVGLELLVSGKDGVKTTIVCPYFINTGMFDGCQTKWPRLLPILDPGYVAKKITEAILTDQVFLLIPKNIYIIAALKKGSSLNRKGQTSLSPPTS